A part of Streptomyces sp. NBC_01210 genomic DNA contains:
- the thiO gene encoding glycine oxidase ThiO, translating to MSRTSDVLVVGGGIIGLVTAWRAAQRGLRVAVADPEPGGGAAQVAAGMLAAVTELHYGEQTLLGLNLESARRYPAFVAELEEASGQSVGYRACGTLAVALDADDRAHLRELHALQRQSGLESEWLTGRECRRLEPMLAPGVRGGLRVDGDHQVDPRRLAAALVAACERAGVVFQRGWAERLSVVRDRAAGAVLTDGSELAADQVVLACGSLSGRLGGVPEDVLPPVRPVKGQVLRLTVPRAYAPFLSRTVRAVVRGSDVYLVPRENGELVIGATSEELGWDTTVTAGGVYELLRDAHELVPGITELPLTETRAGLRPGSPDNAPLLGPTALPGLHLATGHHRNGVLLTPVTGDVMATVLVTGALPDEARAFTPRRFSPVPQEQLPQEQPA from the coding sequence ATGTCGCGTACCTCAGACGTCCTCGTTGTCGGGGGCGGAATCATCGGCCTGGTCACGGCCTGGCGTGCGGCGCAGCGAGGGCTGCGGGTCGCCGTCGCCGATCCGGAGCCCGGCGGCGGCGCTGCGCAGGTCGCGGCGGGCATGCTCGCCGCCGTCACCGAACTGCACTACGGCGAGCAGACGCTGCTCGGCCTCAATCTGGAGTCTGCGCGGCGCTATCCCGCCTTCGTCGCCGAGCTGGAGGAGGCGAGCGGACAGTCCGTCGGCTATCGCGCCTGTGGCACGCTCGCGGTCGCGCTCGACGCCGACGACCGCGCGCACCTGCGTGAACTGCACGCCCTGCAGCGTCAGTCCGGTCTGGAGTCGGAGTGGCTGACGGGGCGCGAATGCCGCCGCCTGGAGCCGATGCTCGCGCCCGGCGTGCGCGGGGGCCTTCGGGTGGACGGCGACCACCAGGTCGATCCGCGGCGGCTGGCCGCGGCGCTGGTGGCGGCCTGCGAGCGGGCCGGGGTGGTCTTCCAGCGCGGCTGGGCGGAGCGGCTGTCAGTGGTACGGGACCGGGCGGCAGGAGCCGTACTGACGGACGGCAGTGAGCTCGCCGCGGACCAGGTGGTGCTGGCGTGCGGCAGTCTGAGCGGCAGGCTCGGCGGCGTACCGGAGGATGTACTGCCGCCGGTACGGCCGGTGAAGGGCCAGGTCCTGCGGCTGACCGTGCCGCGTGCGTACGCGCCGTTCCTCTCCCGGACCGTGCGGGCCGTGGTGCGCGGCAGTGACGTCTATCTGGTGCCGCGCGAGAACGGCGAGCTGGTCATCGGGGCGACCAGCGAGGAGCTCGGCTGGGACACCACGGTGACGGCGGGCGGGGTGTACGAGCTGCTGCGCGACGCGCACGAGCTGGTGCCCGGCATCACCGAGCTGCCGCTCACCGAGACCCGCGCCGGGCTGCGCCCCGGCTCTCCCGACAATGCGCCGCTGCTGGGCCCGACCGCTCTGCCGGGCCTGCATCTGGCCACCGGCCACCACCGCAACGGGGTGCTGCTCACACCCGTCACCGGCGATGTGATGGCCACGGTGCTGGTCACCGGCGCACTGCCGGACGAGGCCCGCGCCTTCACTCCTCGCCGCTTCTCCCCCGTACCTCAGGAGCAGCTACCTCAGGAGCAGCCCGCATGA
- the thiS gene encoding sulfur carrier protein ThiS, whose protein sequence is MNVPVSVTITVSVNGEAREFATGTTLDALVTSLTAAPSGVAAAVNETVVPRSRWAGTRLGDGDRVEVLTAVQGG, encoded by the coding sequence ATGAACGTCCCCGTGTCCGTCACCATCACCGTCTCCGTCAACGGCGAGGCGCGCGAGTTCGCCACAGGCACCACGCTGGACGCCCTGGTCACGTCCCTCACCGCCGCCCCGTCCGGAGTCGCCGCCGCAGTCAACGAGACGGTCGTCCCGCGCAGCCGATGGGCCGGCACGCGCCTCGGCGACGGCGACCGTGTCGAAGTCCTCACCGCAGTGCAGGGAGGCTGA
- a CDS encoding thiazole synthase — translation MADDRLTIGGTAFNSRLIMGTGGAPSLDVLERSLVASGTELTTVAMRRLDPTVQGSVLSVLEKLNISVLPNTAGCFTAGEAVLTARLAREALGTEWIKLEVVADERTLLPDPIELLDAAETLVDDGFTVLPYTNDDPVLARKLEDVGCAAIMPLGSPIGSGLGIRNPHNFQLIVEHARVPVILDAGAGTASDAALAMELGCAAVMLASAVTRAQEPVLMAEAMRHAVEGGRLAHRAGRIPRRHFAEASSPHEGRAALDPERPAF, via the coding sequence ATGGCCGACGACCGTCTCACCATCGGCGGCACCGCCTTCAACTCCCGGCTGATCATGGGTACGGGCGGGGCGCCCAGCCTTGACGTACTCGAACGGTCCCTCGTCGCGAGCGGCACGGAGCTGACCACCGTCGCGATGCGCCGCCTCGACCCGACCGTCCAGGGCTCCGTGCTGTCCGTGCTGGAGAAGCTGAACATCAGTGTGCTGCCCAATACGGCGGGCTGCTTCACGGCGGGCGAGGCCGTCCTGACCGCGCGGCTCGCCCGGGAGGCGCTCGGCACGGAGTGGATCAAGCTCGAGGTCGTCGCGGACGAGCGCACACTGCTGCCCGACCCGATCGAGCTGCTGGACGCGGCCGAGACCCTGGTCGACGACGGCTTCACGGTGCTGCCGTACACCAACGACGACCCGGTGCTGGCGCGGAAGCTGGAGGATGTGGGCTGCGCGGCGATCATGCCGCTGGGCTCGCCGATCGGCTCCGGCCTCGGTATCCGTAATCCGCACAATTTCCAGCTGATCGTCGAGCACGCGCGCGTGCCGGTGATTCTGGACGCGGGAGCGGGCACGGCCTCCGACGCGGCGCTGGCGATGGAGCTGGGCTGCGCGGCGGTGATGCTGGCCTCGGCGGTGACCCGGGCGCAGGAGCCGGTGCTCATGGCGGAGGCGATGCGCCATGCGGTCGAGGGGGGCCGCCTCGCGCACCGGGCGGGCCGCATCCCGCGCCGCCACTTCGCGGAGGCGTCGTCCCCTCACGAGGGCCGCGCGGCCCTCGACCCGGAGCGACCCGCGTTCTGA
- the pknB gene encoding Stk1 family PASTA domain-containing Ser/Thr kinase, which produces MDTSLKDPLVGHVLDGRYRVDARIAVGGMATVYRAVDTRLDRVLALKVMHPALAADASFVERFIREAKSVAHLAHPNVVGVFDQGAEGAYVYLAMEYVAGCTLRDVLRERGALQPRAALDILEPVLAALGAAHRAGFVHRDMKPENVLIGDDGRVKVADFGLVRTVGSVTSTTGTVLGTVSYLAPEQIEYGTADTRADVYACGVVLYEMLTGTKPHSGDTPAQVLFQHLNEDVPAPSALVPGLAVELDELVASATARNPEVRPHDAVALLAQVREARAPLGDKQLDLVPPQAHTEAQDQSGEQRSDGVPASEDRTSVIPRVIPREEPEEPEVNRTTRLAMPPSAPPQPPQHSRRRAVPNRGVLALMVALFLILGVGAGVWYINSGQFTRVPALIGKTEKDARQELKNAGLDVRKVRFDFSETVKRGTVINSDPATNERIRGNGSVTIVVSRGPEIVKVPQLKGKPLAKAERELKKLGLAPGVVTKEFSEEIAQGSVISTDPEAGAGRSPDSAVALTVSKGAPIEVPGVTGDSLDAATSELEGAGFKVKVASAQINSPEDAGSVAKQSAAEGTQLARGDTITLTVSKGPRMIDVPDVVGKKADEATSRLKAAGFEVKVEKSFPFFGDTVESQSVEGGGQAPEGSTITIKTGGL; this is translated from the coding sequence GTGGATACGAGCCTCAAGGACCCCCTCGTCGGGCATGTGCTCGACGGCCGCTACCGCGTCGACGCGCGCATCGCCGTCGGCGGGATGGCCACGGTCTACCGGGCCGTCGACACCCGGCTCGACCGGGTGCTCGCGCTCAAGGTGATGCACCCCGCCCTCGCCGCCGACGCCTCTTTCGTGGAGCGCTTCATCCGCGAGGCCAAGTCCGTGGCGCACCTCGCCCACCCCAATGTGGTGGGGGTCTTCGACCAGGGCGCCGAGGGTGCGTATGTCTATCTCGCGATGGAGTACGTCGCGGGCTGCACGCTGCGCGACGTCCTGCGCGAGCGCGGGGCGCTCCAGCCGCGGGCCGCGCTCGACATCCTGGAGCCCGTGCTGGCCGCGCTCGGTGCCGCGCACCGGGCCGGTTTCGTGCACCGGGACATGAAGCCGGAGAACGTGCTGATAGGGGACGACGGCCGGGTCAAGGTCGCCGACTTCGGTCTGGTACGGACCGTGGGCTCCGTCACCAGCACCACCGGCACGGTGCTCGGCACGGTCTCCTATCTCGCTCCCGAGCAGATCGAGTACGGCACCGCCGACACCCGCGCCGATGTGTACGCCTGCGGGGTCGTCCTCTACGAGATGCTCACCGGCACCAAGCCGCACTCCGGCGACACCCCCGCCCAGGTCCTCTTCCAGCATCTGAACGAGGACGTTCCGGCGCCCTCCGCCCTCGTCCCCGGGCTCGCTGTCGAGCTCGACGAGCTGGTGGCGAGCGCCACCGCCCGTAACCCCGAGGTCCGCCCGCACGACGCGGTGGCGCTGCTCGCGCAGGTCCGCGAGGCCCGTGCGCCGCTCGGTGACAAGCAGCTGGACCTGGTGCCGCCGCAGGCGCACACCGAGGCGCAGGACCAGTCCGGGGAGCAGCGCTCGGACGGGGTCCCCGCCTCCGAGGACCGTACGAGCGTGATCCCGCGTGTGATCCCCCGCGAGGAGCCGGAGGAGCCGGAGGTCAACCGCACCACCCGGCTGGCGATGCCGCCCTCGGCGCCGCCGCAGCCCCCGCAGCATTCCCGTCGGCGCGCCGTCCCCAACCGCGGCGTCCTCGCGCTGATGGTCGCGCTGTTCCTGATCCTCGGTGTGGGCGCCGGCGTCTGGTACATCAACTCCGGGCAGTTCACCCGTGTCCCCGCCCTGATCGGCAAGACCGAGAAGGACGCCAGGCAGGAGCTGAAGAACGCCGGACTGGATGTGCGGAAGGTCCGCTTCGACTTCAGCGAGACAGTCAAGCGCGGCACGGTCATCAACAGCGACCCCGCGACCAACGAGCGCATCCGTGGCAACGGCTCGGTGACGATCGTCGTCTCGCGCGGCCCGGAGATCGTCAAGGTCCCCCAGCTCAAGGGCAAGCCGCTCGCCAAGGCCGAGCGTGAGCTGAAGAAGCTCGGTCTCGCGCCGGGAGTGGTGACCAAGGAGTTCAGCGAGGAGATCGCGCAGGGCTCGGTGATCAGCACGGACCCGGAGGCCGGGGCCGGGCGCAGCCCCGATTCCGCGGTCGCCCTCACCGTCAGCAAGGGCGCTCCGATCGAGGTCCCCGGTGTGACCGGCGATTCCCTGGATGCCGCCACCAGCGAGCTCGAAGGCGCCGGGTTCAAGGTCAAGGTCGCCTCCGCGCAGATCAACTCCCCGGAGGATGCGGGCTCCGTCGCCAAGCAGTCCGCGGCCGAGGGCACTCAGCTGGCCCGCGGTGACACGATCACTCTGACGGTCTCCAAGGGCCCGCGGATGATCGACGTGCCCGATGTGGTCGGCAAGAAGGCCGACGAGGCCACGAGCAGGCTGAAGGCGGCGGGCTTCGAGGTCAAGGTCGAGAAGAGCTTCCCGTTCTTCGGCGACACGGTCGAGAGCCAGTCCGTCGAGGGCGGCGGCCAGGCCCCCGAAGGCAGCACGATCACCATCAAGACCGGGGGGCTGTAG
- a CDS encoding deoxyribonuclease IV, with product MRNPVGGHVPVAGGLATIGLGYARELEAETVQVFVANPRGWATPTGNPAQDEQFRAECAAEGISAYVHAPYLINFGSHTEATVEKSVESLRHSLRRGREIGALGVVVHTGSATGGRSREVALAQVRERMLPLLDELTHDDDPFLLLESTAGQGSSLCSRTWDFGPYFEALDSHPKLGVCLDTCHIFAAGHDLTGPHGMAQTLDLLVDTVGEGRLKLIHANDSKDVAGAHKDRHENIGSGHIGEEPFRELMLHPSTEGIPLIIETPGGKEGHAADVVRLKKLR from the coding sequence ATGCGCAACCCCGTCGGCGGCCATGTCCCCGTGGCCGGCGGGCTCGCCACGATCGGTCTCGGTTACGCCCGTGAGCTGGAGGCGGAGACCGTCCAGGTCTTCGTCGCCAATCCGCGCGGCTGGGCGACACCCACCGGAAACCCGGCGCAGGACGAGCAGTTCCGCGCCGAGTGCGCGGCCGAGGGGATCTCGGCGTACGTCCATGCGCCGTATCTGATCAACTTCGGCTCGCACACCGAGGCGACCGTCGAGAAGTCCGTGGAATCCCTGCGGCACTCGCTGCGCCGGGGCCGGGAGATCGGCGCGCTGGGTGTGGTGGTGCACACCGGCTCGGCGACCGGCGGCCGCTCCCGCGAGGTGGCGCTGGCGCAGGTACGGGAGCGGATGCTGCCGCTGCTCGATGAGCTGACACACGACGACGACCCGTTCCTGCTGCTGGAATCAACGGCAGGACAGGGTTCCTCGCTCTGCTCGAGAACCTGGGACTTCGGCCCGTACTTCGAGGCGCTGGACTCTCATCCCAAGCTGGGCGTCTGCCTGGACACCTGCCACATCTTCGCGGCGGGACACGATCTGACCGGCCCGCACGGGATGGCGCAGACTCTGGATCTGCTGGTGGACACCGTCGGCGAGGGGCGACTGAAGCTGATCCACGCCAATGACTCCAAGGATGTGGCCGGCGCCCACAAGGACCGCCACGAGAACATTGGCTCGGGCCATATCGGCGAGGAGCCGTTCCGGGAGCTGATGCTGCACCCGTCGACCGAGGGCATACCGCTGATCATCGAGACGCCCGGGGGCAAGGAGGGGCACGCGGCGGATGTGGTGCGGCTGAAGAAACTGCGCTGA
- a CDS encoding DUF4396 domain-containing protein: MQRDTHTGHAHHTEHAHHAHEEHAHGIGTVSWSMAAQATLHCLTGCAIGEVLGMVLGTAFGWGNVPTMILAIVLAFFFGYSLTLRGVLKAGVGFSTAVRVALAADTLSIAVMELIDNGVIALWPDAMDAQLSDTLFWGALAASLVLAFVVTTPVNKWMIGRGKGHAVVHQYHH, encoded by the coding sequence ATGCAGCGCGACACCCACACCGGACACGCTCACCACACAGAGCACGCTCACCACGCCCATGAAGAGCACGCCCACGGCATCGGCACGGTCAGCTGGTCCATGGCAGCTCAGGCGACTCTCCACTGCCTCACCGGCTGCGCCATCGGCGAGGTCCTGGGCATGGTGCTGGGCACCGCGTTCGGCTGGGGCAATGTGCCGACGATGATCCTGGCGATCGTGCTGGCGTTCTTCTTCGGCTACTCACTCACGCTGCGCGGCGTCCTCAAGGCCGGCGTCGGCTTCAGCACCGCGGTCCGGGTCGCACTGGCCGCCGACACCCTGTCCATCGCCGTGATGGAGCTGATCGACAACGGCGTGATCGCGCTCTGGCCGGACGCCATGGACGCACAGCTCTCGGACACGCTGTTCTGGGGCGCCCTCGCCGCCTCGCTCGTCCTCGCCTTCGTGGTCACCACACCCGTCAACAAGTGGATGATCGGCCGCGGCAAGGGCCACGCGGTGGTCCACCAGTACCACCACTGA
- a CDS encoding sulfite oxidase-like oxidoreductase, producing MGQPESREYRASEESELPPGQRLQRGWPVTHYGPVPKFKPDRWEFRVFGATADGDKHCWNHEEFSALPFSTVVADLHCVTKFSMLGSEWGGVSARTLMDFAPPAPNATHVMVWAEYGYSANLRLSDFVSERAIFATHKDGELLTAEHGFPLRLVVPHLYAWKGPKWVRGVEYMTADRRGFWEERGYHNLGDPWREQRYSYQEEPGHGPEL from the coding sequence ATGGGTCAGCCGGAGAGCCGGGAATACCGCGCATCAGAGGAGTCCGAGCTTCCGCCGGGGCAGCGACTGCAGCGTGGCTGGCCGGTCACTCACTATGGCCCCGTACCCAAGTTCAAGCCGGACCGCTGGGAGTTCAGGGTCTTCGGCGCCACGGCGGACGGCGACAAACACTGCTGGAACCACGAGGAGTTCTCGGCGCTGCCCTTCTCCACCGTCGTCGCCGATCTGCACTGCGTGACAAAGTTCAGCATGCTGGGGTCCGAATGGGGCGGGGTGTCCGCCCGTACGCTCATGGACTTCGCGCCGCCGGCGCCGAACGCCACCCATGTCATGGTCTGGGCCGAGTACGGATACAGCGCCAATCTCCGGCTCTCCGACTTTGTCTCGGAGCGCGCGATCTTCGCGACCCACAAGGACGGTGAGCTGCTCACCGCCGAGCACGGCTTTCCGCTGCGGCTGGTCGTCCCGCATCTCTATGCCTGGAAAGGGCCCAAGTGGGTCCGGGGTGTGGAGTACATGACCGCCGATCGCCGTGGCTTCTGGGAGGAGCGCGGCTATCACAATCTCGGCGATCCGTGGCGCGAGCAACGCTACTCGTACCAGGAAGAGCCCGGGCACGGCCCCGAGCTCTGA
- the bfr gene encoding bacterioferritin — translation MQGDHEVIEFLNEQLTAELTAINQYFLHAKMQENFGWTKLAKYTRSESFDEMRHAEVLTDRILFLDGLPNYQRLFHVRVGQTVTEMFQADRQVEVEAIDRLKRGIEVMRGKGDITSANIFESILADEEHHIDYLDTQLELVEKLGEALYIAQLIEQPES, via the coding sequence ATGCAGGGCGACCACGAGGTCATCGAGTTCCTCAATGAGCAGCTGACCGCCGAATTGACCGCAATCAATCAGTACTTCCTGCATGCGAAGATGCAGGAGAACTTCGGCTGGACGAAGCTCGCCAAGTACACCCGGTCAGAGTCGTTCGACGAGATGCGGCACGCGGAAGTACTGACCGACCGGATCCTCTTCCTCGACGGCCTGCCGAACTACCAGCGCCTCTTCCATGTGCGCGTCGGCCAGACGGTCACCGAGATGTTCCAGGCCGACCGGCAGGTCGAGGTGGAGGCGATCGACCGCCTCAAACGCGGCATCGAGGTCATGCGCGGCAAGGGTGACATCACGTCGGCGAACATCTTCGAGTCGATCCTGGCGGACGAGGAGCATCACATCGACTATCTCGACACCCAGCTGGAGCTGGTCGAGAAGCTCGGTGAAGCGCTCTACATCGCCCAGCTGATCGAGCAGCCGGAGAGCTGA
- a CDS encoding (2Fe-2S)-binding protein has product MYVCSCFGITEKQVKEHAEGGACTPRQIASVSKAGTDCGSCVRRIQGILGRGACPRRELLEQGDSAAVLAVDPELSEAA; this is encoded by the coding sequence GTGTACGTCTGCTCATGCTTCGGCATCACCGAGAAGCAGGTCAAGGAGCACGCGGAAGGCGGTGCCTGCACCCCCCGCCAGATTGCGTCGGTCTCCAAGGCCGGCACCGACTGCGGATCGTGCGTACGCCGGATCCAGGGGATTCTCGGCCGGGGCGCATGCCCCCGCCGAGAGCTGCTCGAACAGGGCGACTCCGCCGCCGTACTCGCTGTGGACCCAGAGCTCAGCGAGGCTGCCTAG
- a CDS encoding class II 3-deoxy-7-phosphoheptulonate synthase has product MTVNAKTTTAGGNTWRDLPAAQQPEYPDAEALRDVIADLEAYPPLVFAGECDQLRARLGAVAKGEAFLLQGGDCAEAFDAVSADQIRNKLKTLLQMGAVLTYAASVPVVKVGRIAGQYSKPRSKPTETRDGVTLPTYRGDSVNGFEFTEAARIPDPERLKRMYNASSATLNLVRAFTTGGYADLRQVHAWNQDFVKSSPSGQRYEQLAREIDNALNFMKACGTDPAEFRTVEFYASHEALLLDYEGALTRTDSRTGQLYNTSGHMVWIGERTRQLDGAHIEFASQIRNPIGVKLGPTTTVDEALQYIDKLDPEREPGRLTFVVRMGADKVRDKLPELVEKVTASGATVAWVTDPMHGNTFEAASGHKTRRFDDVLDEVKGFFEVHKALGTHPGGIHVELTGDDVTECVGGGDEIFVDDLHQRYETACDPRLNRSQSLDLAFLVAEMYRDQ; this is encoded by the coding sequence GTGACCGTGAACGCTAAGACCACCACTGCCGGTGGCAACACCTGGCGAGACCTTCCCGCGGCGCAGCAGCCCGAGTACCCCGATGCCGAGGCTCTGCGCGATGTGATCGCGGACCTCGAGGCGTATCCGCCGCTCGTCTTCGCGGGCGAGTGCGACCAGCTGCGCGCCCGACTGGGAGCCGTTGCCAAGGGCGAGGCGTTCCTGCTGCAGGGCGGCGACTGCGCCGAGGCCTTCGACGCGGTCTCCGCCGACCAGATCCGCAACAAGCTCAAGACCCTCCTCCAGATGGGCGCGGTGCTCACCTACGCCGCGTCCGTCCCGGTGGTGAAGGTCGGCCGGATCGCCGGCCAGTACTCCAAGCCGCGCTCCAAGCCGACCGAGACCCGCGACGGCGTGACGCTCCCGACCTACCGGGGCGATTCCGTCAACGGCTTCGAGTTCACCGAGGCGGCCCGCATCCCGGACCCCGAGCGGCTCAAGCGGATGTACAACGCCTCCTCCGCGACGCTCAACCTGGTGCGCGCCTTCACCACCGGCGGTTACGCCGACCTGCGGCAGGTGCACGCCTGGAACCAGGACTTCGTGAAGTCGTCCCCCTCCGGGCAGCGCTACGAGCAGCTCGCGCGGGAGATCGACAACGCGCTCAACTTCATGAAGGCATGCGGCACGGACCCGGCGGAGTTCCGTACGGTCGAGTTCTACGCCTCCCACGAGGCGCTGCTGCTCGACTACGAGGGCGCGCTGACCCGCACCGACTCGCGGACCGGCCAGCTGTACAACACCTCCGGCCATATGGTCTGGATCGGCGAGCGCACCCGCCAGCTGGACGGGGCGCACATCGAGTTCGCCTCGCAGATCCGCAATCCGATCGGTGTGAAGCTCGGCCCGACGACCACGGTCGACGAGGCGCTGCAGTACATCGACAAGCTCGACCCCGAGCGCGAGCCGGGCCGGCTGACCTTTGTCGTCCGTATGGGCGCCGACAAGGTCCGCGACAAGCTCCCCGAGCTGGTTGAGAAGGTCACGGCCTCCGGTGCCACCGTGGCGTGGGTGACCGACCCGATGCACGGCAACACCTTCGAGGCGGCCTCGGGCCACAAGACCCGCCGATTCGACGATGTGCTCGACGAGGTCAAGGGCTTCTTCGAGGTCCACAAGGCGCTCGGCACGCACCCGGGCGGCATCCATGTCGAGCTCACCGGTGACGATGTCACCGAGTGCGTGGGCGGCGGCGACGAGATCTTCGTCGACGATCTCCACCAGCGGTACGAGACGGCCTGCGACCCGCGGCTGAACCGCAGCCAGTCCCTGGACCTGGCCTTCCTGGTCGCCGAGATGTACCGGGACCAGTAG
- a CDS encoding trp operon leader peptide — protein MFAQPTQNWWWTAHPAAH, from the coding sequence ATGTTCGCGCAACCGACTCAGAACTGGTGGTGGACCGCTCATCCGGCGGCCCACTGA